In Leptospira bouyouniensis, the following proteins share a genomic window:
- a CDS encoding tetratricopeptide repeat protein — translation MRKFSILCVLLLTFIGCRSRDFQAVTVKDTVVEKSAASDRQKIEEARALIADGSNEFQKGNMDVSLEKAKSSIQTFELVEGYALLGASQYQLGDYENAKIAYEKGNNLDPQNEKILIGLGTVQSTLGENEAALSTYQTLNKLKPDESIYTYKTGILLKNLGRYQESLVTLKSLEDKQDFPYPVELLNQLGDVCLELKKYDEAESYFARAEKLNPELKSAKDAKLSTKIASLIQRGNDFLNKKNYAEATAEFKKAAELQPQNGSVWSFLGNAQLLNGKLKESEESFKKSISLSDTNANAYVGLCNVLIQTHNYSDCLKTSKQALQKIPKNAEIRNKQGICEWKWGEVKKATLSFQDSSAWDPNFIEPKMNLAYVLIDSGRFDEALDVLKKAETHPKAKKEDIRKAKILAESQKFIVSGDSFLRQGKRKQAFDEYGKAMGVNPENPAVQNAYGRAYFAFSEYKKAEGSYLEAYRLDNTNPGALQGLARVYAKTGESKKEKEFIKKLETLSATDPFSAITLGRIAEDASKWDEAESVYMGLKKKFPNNDAVDYRLGSLYYKRAVEENAKENYTKANEFIQKSKKYTKDIPELIETEKTVSENSRFAEILPLVKEGNTLFNRKKYIEAVTPYQKAYDRVPKASLLVKIAECYIEKGEEEKGLSILENAVKSNKENAISFKEGIYSFYYKKGELKRAEDGFYDILREKPDSYYAYYMLGLVTMKRKNYEAAIGEFDKAILVNPNFAPSNVAKGLAYYKLNQMDAAKREFEKARVKDSEFGLSSYNLAIAYFNEDLTNEAKSILESIRKSDPDFMDGEIQLAYIYFKENKLDEAEKTIDRVLKEEPSAEALFAQFRILDAKQKQSPSEKNKSKRNAVKEKILREYGETKYARLLPSDALDDEPLHVTDLNLSGTPVSTPIVYPNRIIVNYGTALVGYDRMTKELVWKQYTSTPFQLLVAGKELVGISNDTATKIYPESGKMTFKKQILAGWKVKQGSADSNGFYLLLEKDKSPNRKLVRTNPNLEIQEEWNGNDFIGFSINGEGKLFVIRDTKKEFLVQVFTPSVPNEKEPKVSPPIIKKDSKESANFLGCLEESCLVQLGGQIYEGTEKAKLYAIGKTDSVRSVVKNPDSLLVNTEDTTYLWKGGSKWKDSYKTEGDFYFPMDGLVVEGRSKELLLIKGREKTSVPWKGERDGLRISTITVD, via the coding sequence ATGAGAAAATTTAGCATTCTATGTGTTTTGCTTTTAACTTTTATTGGCTGTCGTTCCCGTGATTTCCAGGCAGTCACAGTAAAGGATACTGTAGTAGAAAAATCGGCGGCATCTGATCGACAAAAAATTGAAGAAGCACGTGCTCTCATTGCGGATGGAAGTAACGAATTCCAAAAAGGAAACATGGATGTATCATTGGAAAAGGCAAAATCATCCATCCAAACATTTGAACTTGTGGAAGGTTATGCATTACTTGGCGCATCCCAATACCAACTTGGTGATTATGAAAATGCTAAAATTGCATATGAAAAAGGTAATAACTTAGACCCCCAGAATGAAAAAATACTCATCGGTTTAGGAACTGTCCAATCGACACTTGGGGAAAACGAAGCAGCACTCTCTACATACCAAACGTTAAACAAATTAAAACCAGACGAATCTATTTATACATACAAAACGGGTATCCTTTTAAAAAACTTAGGCCGTTACCAAGAGAGTTTGGTGACTCTCAAGTCGTTGGAAGACAAACAAGATTTTCCTTATCCTGTAGAGTTACTCAACCAGCTAGGTGATGTATGTTTAGAGCTAAAAAAATATGATGAAGCAGAAAGTTATTTTGCAAGGGCTGAAAAGTTAAATCCAGAATTAAAATCAGCAAAAGACGCAAAGTTATCTACAAAAATTGCCTCTCTCATCCAAAGAGGAAATGACTTCTTAAACAAAAAAAATTACGCGGAAGCAACAGCCGAATTTAAAAAGGCAGCTGAGTTACAACCACAAAATGGTTCTGTTTGGTCATTTCTTGGAAACGCGCAACTTTTAAATGGTAAATTAAAAGAGAGTGAAGAGAGTTTTAAAAAATCAATTTCCCTTTCTGATACAAATGCAAATGCGTATGTAGGTTTGTGTAATGTTCTCATTCAAACTCATAACTATTCAGATTGTTTAAAAACTTCTAAACAAGCTCTGCAAAAAATTCCTAAAAATGCAGAAATTCGCAACAAACAAGGAATATGCGAATGGAAATGGGGTGAAGTTAAAAAAGCAACACTCAGTTTTCAAGATTCCTCTGCATGGGATCCCAACTTCATTGAACCTAAAATGAACCTTGCCTATGTACTCATTGATTCAGGTCGTTTCGATGAAGCATTAGATGTACTTAAAAAAGCAGAAACACACCCTAAAGCAAAAAAAGAAGACATTCGCAAGGCAAAAATCCTAGCAGAATCTCAAAAATTCATCGTAAGTGGTGATTCTTTTTTACGCCAAGGCAAACGCAAACAAGCGTTTGATGAATATGGGAAGGCGATGGGTGTTAATCCAGAAAACCCAGCGGTTCAAAATGCTTATGGTCGTGCCTATTTCGCCTTTAGTGAATATAAAAAAGCGGAAGGATCCTATTTGGAAGCATACCGATTGGACAATACCAATCCTGGTGCATTACAAGGCCTTGCACGTGTTTATGCAAAGACTGGTGAATCCAAAAAAGAAAAAGAATTCATTAAAAAATTAGAAACCTTATCGGCTACTGACCCTTTCAGTGCGATTACACTTGGTCGGATTGCAGAAGATGCAAGTAAATGGGATGAAGCAGAATCCGTTTATATGGGGCTTAAGAAAAAGTTTCCTAACAACGATGCAGTGGATTACCGTTTAGGAAGTTTGTATTACAAACGTGCCGTTGAAGAAAATGCAAAAGAAAATTATACAAAAGCAAATGAGTTTATTCAAAAATCCAAAAAGTATACGAAGGATATTCCTGAATTAATCGAAACTGAAAAAACAGTTTCGGAAAATTCTCGTTTTGCGGAAATTTTACCTTTAGTCAAAGAAGGAAATACTCTTTTTAATCGTAAAAAATATATCGAAGCTGTAACTCCATATCAAAAGGCTTATGACCGTGTTCCTAAAGCCTCACTGCTCGTAAAAATTGCTGAGTGTTATATCGAAAAAGGCGAAGAAGAAAAGGGTCTTTCGATTTTAGAAAACGCAGTCAAATCAAACAAAGAAAATGCAATTTCTTTTAAAGAAGGGATTTATTCTTTTTATTATAAAAAAGGTGAACTCAAACGAGCTGAAGATGGATTTTACGATATTTTGAGAGAAAAACCAGATTCGTATTACGCCTACTATATGTTAGGTCTTGTCACCATGAAACGCAAAAATTATGAAGCGGCAATTGGTGAGTTTGACAAAGCCATCCTAGTGAATCCAAACTTTGCTCCAAGTAATGTCGCGAAGGGACTTGCATATTACAAATTAAACCAGATGGATGCTGCCAAACGTGAGTTTGAAAAAGCAAGGGTTAAGGATTCTGAATTTGGACTTTCTTCATATAACTTAGCGATTGCATATTTTAATGAAGACTTAACAAACGAAGCAAAATCTATCCTGGAATCTATTCGGAAGTCCGACCCAGATTTTATGGATGGTGAAATCCAATTGGCTTATATCTACTTCAAAGAAAACAAATTGGATGAAGCCGAAAAAACAATTGATCGTGTTTTAAAAGAAGAACCTTCGGCAGAAGCTTTGTTTGCTCAGTTCCGAATTTTGGATGCAAAACAAAAACAATCTCCGTCCGAAAAAAACAAATCCAAACGTAATGCGGTCAAAGAAAAAATCTTACGTGAATATGGTGAAACAAAATACGCAAGACTTCTCCCTTCTGATGCTTTGGACGATGAACCACTCCATGTCACTGACTTGAATTTATCAGGAACACCAGTTTCGACTCCCATTGTTTATCCAAACCGTATCATTGTAAATTATGGGACTGCTCTTGTAGGTTATGACCGAATGACAAAAGAATTGGTATGGAAACAATACACTTCCACACCGTTTCAATTACTTGTGGCAGGGAAGGAATTGGTTGGAATTTCGAATGATACTGCGACTAAAATTTATCCTGAATCAGGGAAAATGACTTTCAAAAAACAGATATTAGCTGGTTGGAAAGTCAAACAAGGTTCCGCAGATTCCAATGGATTTTATCTTCTATTAGAAAAAGACAAATCGCCAAATCGAAAATTGGTACGAACTAATCCAAATTTGGAAATCCAAGAAGAATGGAATGGAAATGATTTCATTGGATTTTCAATAAATGGTGAAGGAAAACTATTTGTAATTCGAGACACAAAAAAAGAATTTTTGGTCCAAGTTTTCACACCAAGTGTTCCCAACGAAAAAGAACCAAAGGTATCACCTCCAATCATCAAAAAAGATTCAAAAGAATCGGCAAACTTCCTTGGTTGTTTAGAAGAATCTTGTTTGGTTCAACTAGGTGGTCAAATCTACGAAGGTACCGAAAAAGCAAAATTATATGCAATTGGGAAAACTGATTCTGTTCGGTCTGTAGTGAAAAATCCAGACTCACTCCTTGTGAATACAGAAGACACAACCTATCTTTGGAAAGGTGGATCGAAATGGAAAGATTCCTATAAAACAGAAGGGGACTTTTATTTCCCAATGGATGGATTAGTCGTAGAAGGAAGATCCAAAGAATTACTCCTGATCAAAGGAAGAGAAAAAACATCTGTTCCATGGAAAGGAGAACGAGATGGACTCCGGATCAGTACCATCACGGTCGATTAA
- the trmB gene encoding tRNA (guanine(46)-N(7))-methyltransferase TrmB, translating to MLVNPEIQEKLWKFTTKTSYQSDYLLQPNERGKKIDLKKSFPDSIQQFVLELGSGWGEVAIELAKNDHQTGYLLMEKKVNRIIHTEKQRKTLGLENIRYMTVNFQWFFDELLEKEIFDKIIINFPDPWPKKKHRKNRLMQSYMLQQIYTLLKPGGELFFATDYGPYARKTISLFRKFPNFIWKEKEFEFERPGFPISFFEAEKRNEGKRIYYLKRTKPI from the coding sequence TTGTTAGTTAATCCTGAAATCCAAGAAAAACTTTGGAAGTTTACTACCAAAACTTCCTATCAGTCAGACTATCTCCTGCAACCTAACGAACGTGGAAAAAAAATCGATCTAAAAAAATCTTTCCCAGATTCGATCCAACAGTTTGTTTTAGAGCTTGGATCAGGTTGGGGTGAAGTTGCCATTGAATTGGCAAAAAATGACCACCAAACAGGTTACCTACTGATGGAAAAAAAGGTAAACCGAATCATCCATACTGAAAAACAAAGAAAAACCTTGGGTTTAGAGAATATTCGTTATATGACCGTTAACTTCCAATGGTTTTTTGATGAGTTACTTGAGAAAGAAATTTTTGACAAAATCATCATCAACTTTCCCGATCCTTGGCCCAAGAAAAAACACCGTAAAAATAGACTAATGCAGTCCTATATGTTACAACAAATATACACTTTGTTAAAACCAGGTGGAGAACTTTTTTTTGCAACTGACTACGGTCCCTATGCTAGAAAAACCATTTCTCTGTTTCGAAAATTTCCTAATTTTATCTGGAAGGAGAAAGAATTTGAATTTGAAAGGCCTGGATTCCCCATTTCCTTCTTCGAAGCTGAAAAAAGAAATGAAGGGAAAAGAATCTACTATCTAAAACGAACCAAACCAATTTGA
- a CDS encoding MBL fold metallo-hydrolase produces the protein MKITLFGVRGSLPTPISKQEQREKTVKILHLAKEEWKKDPNGFSEEEFVNRLPIPLSQDLGGNTTCVFIEGEGGERVILDMGTGLRVLGNQLAPEAFSGQEMDLHFLVSHTHWDHIQGWPFFKPGYSPSVNIHFYSCIPNLEERLERQQHPENFPITFQQMASKKHFHLWKEFESYMLGGLKIIPFGLRHPGSCTGYRIREGNKIFLFCTDVEYREEDREHLLKMKPQIAGADLIIIDAQYSTSEAEKKIGWGHTAVSKAVEFAEMMEIRSVVLTHHEPDHTDHEVARIILDEARLQKPGGMQVHIAHEGQKFIL, from the coding sequence ATGAAAATAACTCTTTTTGGTGTGCGAGGTTCTCTTCCAACGCCGATTTCAAAACAGGAACAACGCGAAAAAACCGTAAAGATTCTGCACTTGGCAAAAGAAGAGTGGAAAAAAGATCCAAACGGATTCTCTGAAGAAGAGTTTGTCAATCGATTGCCCATCCCACTTTCACAAGACTTAGGTGGCAATACGACATGTGTATTCATTGAAGGTGAAGGTGGGGAAAGAGTCATTTTGGACATGGGAACTGGGCTTCGTGTGCTAGGCAACCAACTGGCTCCGGAAGCATTTAGTGGCCAGGAAATGGATCTTCATTTCCTGGTTTCTCATACACATTGGGATCATATCCAAGGATGGCCTTTTTTTAAACCTGGTTACTCACCTTCAGTAAATATTCATTTTTATTCCTGTATTCCCAATTTAGAAGAAAGGTTGGAAAGACAACAACACCCTGAAAACTTTCCCATCACCTTTCAACAAATGGCATCTAAAAAACATTTCCATTTATGGAAAGAATTTGAATCGTATATGTTAGGTGGTTTAAAAATTATTCCATTTGGTCTTCGCCATCCAGGTTCCTGCACGGGATACCGAATCAGAGAAGGAAATAAAATCTTTTTATTTTGTACAGATGTTGAATACCGCGAAGAGGATAGAGAACATTTATTAAAAATGAAACCACAAATCGCAGGGGCAGACCTCATTATCATCGATGCCCAGTATAGCACTTCGGAAGCTGAGAAAAAAATTGGCTGGGGACATACAGCTGTTAGCAAAGCTGTTGAATTTGCGGAGATGATGGAAATTCGTTCTGTTGTTTTAACTCACCATGAACCAGACCATACCGATCATGAAGTTGCAAGGATCATCTTGGATGAAGCAAGGCTTCAAAAACCGGGTGGAATGCAAGTTCATATCGCACATGAAGGGCAAAAGTTTATTTTATAA
- a CDS encoding LIC_13246 family protein yields the protein MNEDDLTWRELVTKKEEFLHILRILNHYYEMRGETKSNQFAFRRQLADSDPNSVQIFFARLGPFEYQVACRILPNEETQTWIHIDGIAEERERLKQIGNNEHPVFSLVCLGDLFGISVPSLLSI from the coding sequence ATGAACGAAGACGACCTAACCTGGCGAGAACTTGTGACTAAAAAAGAAGAATTTCTCCACATCCTGCGAATTCTAAACCATTATTACGAAATGAGGGGCGAAACGAAATCCAACCAATTTGCTTTTCGCAGACAACTTGCCGATTCTGACCCAAACTCGGTGCAGATTTTTTTTGCAAGGCTTGGACCATTCGAATACCAAGTCGCTTGTCGAATTTTGCCAAATGAAGAAACGCAAACATGGATCCATATTGATGGCATTGCGGAGGAAAGGGAACGCCTCAAACAAATTGGCAATAACGAACATCCGGTGTTTTCTCTCGTTTGTTTGGGGGATCTTTTTGGGATTTCGGTTCCATCCCTGCTTTCAATTTAA
- a CDS encoding NADP-dependent isocitrate dehydrogenase → MGKIKVKTPLVELDGDEMTRIIWKEIKDRFIHPYLDITLEYYDLGVEYRDKTDDQVTVDSANAIKKHGVGVKCATITPNADRVKEYNLKQEWKSPNGTIRAILDGTVFRKPIIIKNIPAAVNSWKKPIAIGRHAYGDIYRDVEILVDGPGKVELVYTDASGKEKQRLLVNEFKGAGVALAMHNLDESIKSFAKACFTYALSEKISIWFATKDTISKKYHARFRDIFDSMAKEQEAAMKAAGITYSYYLIDDAVAQIMKNEGGQLWALMNYDGDVMSDMVASGFGSLGLMTSVLVSPDGKYEYEAAHGTVTRHYRKYQKGETTSTNSVASIFAWTGALAKRGELDGTPDVVNFALKLEEAIIETIEGGEMTKDLLSLSTAAKKTELDTFQFMDAVQKRLDAKLK, encoded by the coding sequence ATGGGAAAAATTAAAGTAAAAACACCGTTAGTTGAATTAGACGGCGATGAAATGACAAGAATCATCTGGAAAGAAATCAAAGATCGATTCATTCACCCTTACTTAGATATTACATTAGAGTATTATGACCTCGGTGTCGAATATCGTGATAAAACGGATGACCAAGTGACTGTTGATTCTGCAAACGCAATCAAAAAACACGGAGTAGGTGTAAAATGTGCGACGATTACTCCTAACGCAGACCGAGTCAAAGAATACAACCTAAAACAAGAATGGAAATCACCTAACGGAACTATCCGTGCGATTTTAGATGGAACTGTATTCCGTAAACCAATCATCATCAAAAACATCCCTGCTGCAGTCAATTCTTGGAAAAAACCAATTGCTATTGGTCGTCATGCCTATGGTGACATTTATCGTGACGTGGAAATTTTAGTTGATGGACCAGGAAAAGTAGAACTCGTTTACACAGATGCATCTGGAAAAGAAAAACAAAGACTTCTCGTAAATGAATTCAAAGGTGCTGGTGTTGCCCTTGCTATGCACAACTTGGATGAATCAATTAAGTCTTTTGCGAAAGCATGTTTCACATATGCGTTATCAGAAAAGATCAGCATCTGGTTTGCAACAAAAGATACCATTTCTAAAAAATACCATGCTCGTTTCCGCGATATCTTTGATTCTATGGCTAAAGAACAAGAAGCTGCTATGAAAGCTGCTGGTATCACATATAGTTATTACCTCATTGATGATGCTGTCGCACAGATCATGAAAAACGAAGGTGGTCAACTTTGGGCTCTCATGAATTATGATGGTGATGTGATGAGTGATATGGTTGCTTCTGGTTTTGGATCTCTTGGACTCATGACTTCTGTTCTAGTATCTCCAGATGGAAAGTATGAATACGAAGCAGCTCATGGAACAGTGACTCGACACTACCGTAAGTACCAAAAAGGTGAAACTACTTCTACAAACTCTGTGGCATCTATTTTTGCATGGACTGGTGCTCTTGCAAAAAGAGGTGAACTAGATGGTACTCCTGATGTAGTGAATTTTGCCCTCAAATTAGAAGAAGCGATCATCGAAACAATTGAAGGAGGAGAAATGACAAAAGATCTACTTTCTCTTTCAACAGCTGCTAAAAAAACAGAATTGGATACCTTCCAATTTATGGATGCAGTACAAAAACGTTTGGATGCAAAACTCAAATAA
- a CDS encoding adenylate/guanylate cyclase domain-containing protein yields MSDSTKSQLDSFMDWYLVEMPKIDSPALLFHTYIQYLQSLGFQIIRGNMGTKTLHPQVETLAYLWAPKSQKELVDIQINPLFHSSSIYEFPDSFIRVTKFRLGSIQSSQFTASPIQYVLTAKKTYYYQFEEGYTGEFPYPILEELAPSGATGYIAVPVIQKGNSYAFLSLLTKKPFGFDTTELDFLTKSLNLIALKWWTFIQSELTESLLSIYLGKRTGSTVYSGKIYLGELDNIQSVIWFSDIRNYSGISETLTPKEVIHLLNDYFGIAIPQIEKFGGEVLKLLGDGILAVFPFKEKNKLVVGKKVLLAVRKLGEELSRLNKVRESEGKISIHHGVGLHSGEILYGNIGSLDRLDFTVIGEAVNLTSRIAGMCGELGKAVLASENLAHQIPVRWEELGEHKLKGISSPKKIFAISEKKQSI; encoded by the coding sequence ATGTCGGATTCAACCAAATCTCAACTCGATTCATTTATGGATTGGTATCTAGTTGAGATGCCTAAAATTGATTCACCTGCTTTATTATTTCATACCTATATTCAATATTTACAATCTTTAGGTTTTCAAATCATCCGAGGGAATATGGGTACTAAAACATTACACCCTCAAGTCGAAACCTTAGCATACCTTTGGGCTCCCAAATCTCAAAAAGAGTTAGTGGATATCCAGATAAATCCCTTATTCCATTCGAGTTCCATTTATGAATTTCCTGACTCTTTCATACGGGTAACAAAATTTCGATTGGGTTCTATCCAATCCTCTCAATTCACTGCGAGTCCAATCCAATATGTTTTGACTGCGAAAAAAACTTATTATTATCAGTTCGAAGAAGGTTATACAGGTGAATTTCCATATCCAATTTTGGAAGAACTTGCACCTTCTGGTGCAACGGGTTATATTGCAGTCCCGGTGATTCAAAAAGGAAATAGTTATGCTTTTTTAAGTTTGTTAACCAAAAAACCATTTGGATTTGATACTACAGAATTAGATTTTTTAACTAAGTCATTAAACTTAATTGCACTTAAGTGGTGGACCTTTATTCAGTCGGAGCTCACCGAATCATTGTTAAGCATCTATTTAGGTAAAAGGACTGGTTCTACCGTTTACTCTGGTAAAATTTATTTAGGTGAATTAGATAATATTCAATCCGTAATTTGGTTTTCTGATATTCGCAATTATTCTGGAATTAGTGAAACACTGACTCCTAAAGAAGTCATCCATTTGTTAAATGATTATTTTGGAATCGCAATTCCACAAATTGAAAAATTTGGTGGAGAAGTTTTGAAACTTTTAGGAGATGGTATCCTTGCCGTTTTTCCTTTTAAAGAGAAAAACAAACTTGTTGTTGGTAAAAAAGTATTGCTTGCCGTACGCAAGTTAGGCGAAGAGTTGTCTAGGTTAAATAAAGTGAGGGAATCTGAAGGTAAAATTTCAATCCATCATGGTGTTGGCTTACATTCTGGAGAAATATTATACGGGAATATTGGATCTTTAGATAGACTGGATTTCACTGTGATTGGAGAAGCTGTGAATCTTACGAGTAGGATAGCAGGTATGTGCGGAGAATTAGGTAAAGCTGTTTTGGCATCTGAAAATCTAGCACACCAAATTCCTGTTCGCTGGGAAGAATTGGGAGAACACAAATTGAAAGGAATCAGTTCGCCTAAAAAGATATTTGCCATCTCCGAAAAAAAACAGTCGATTTGA
- a CDS encoding glycosyltransferase codes for MKKNHLSIVIPSYCEFDRLPKYLDTLVKTFQGNSNVDFIIVDDGSPKREFIKLKQNIQSHLSNPKIQLLHYESNIGKGGAIQFGLDVAKGNFVGFVDADGATPAYEVERLWNAIDTNKKIDLIAGSRIPMMGRNVKKSFYRHIANRLFSYYFNKIFDVPMYDPQCGCKIFKKSAYTKIKHKLTDLRWLWDTQLLVIFYRNQFTISEFPIDWNEIANSKFNFLKDSWIVLYSAWKYRNIH; via the coding sequence ATGAAAAAGAATCATCTAAGTATCGTCATACCTAGTTATTGTGAATTTGATCGTTTACCGAAATACTTAGATACCTTAGTCAAAACCTTTCAAGGGAATTCCAACGTGGATTTTATCATAGTTGATGACGGAAGTCCAAAACGTGAATTTATAAAATTAAAACAAAATATCCAATCACATCTTTCAAATCCAAAAATCCAACTTTTGCATTATGAATCGAACATCGGAAAAGGAGGAGCAATACAATTTGGACTTGATGTTGCAAAAGGTAATTTTGTAGGTTTTGTAGATGCCGATGGAGCTACGCCGGCTTACGAAGTCGAACGTTTATGGAATGCAATTGACACAAACAAAAAAATCGACCTGATTGCAGGATCTCGAATTCCGATGATGGGTAGAAACGTAAAAAAATCTTTCTACCGTCATATTGCAAATCGTCTTTTTTCTTATTATTTTAACAAAATCTTCGATGTCCCAATGTATGATCCACAATGTGGTTGCAAAATTTTCAAAAAATCTGCGTATACAAAGATCAAACATAAGTTAACCGATTTACGTTGGTTATGGGATACACAGTTACTTGTAATTTTTTATCGAAATCAATTTACAATTTCAGAATTCCCAATTGATTGGAATGAAATTGCAAATTCGAAATTTAATTTCCTAAAAGATTCATGGATCGTTCTCTATTCCGCTTGGAAATATAGGAACATACATTAA
- a CDS encoding SLC5 family protein, protein MITTIDILFFGLTFLLVLGVGMIAGRKESSSNDYFLGGRSLPWWGIAGSLFGTNISANHLVGMLGIGFSVGFAQSHYEFGSIPAIVLLAFVFLPIFRRKKFFTLSQFLQEKFGKEIGRIYSAISLILITIQLTGALYIGARSFLPFLQNLGLSVTYTELVIWIAFTSTIYTWFGGLKSVVYTDVIQTILILASGIVLAYLSITRPEVGGLWELLAKEENRVDGLSKMNLYLPSNHPTLPWTGALSGLFLLHTFYWNTNQYVVQRTLGGRSLREARFGILVGGLLKLTVPFFSILTGVAAFQIWSSLGETATIAPDEAFSKLVVLVVPVGYGLIGVILAGLLGAIFSSIDSMLHSAATLFTIDFYKPFIEKKGITLSDKKEMQSGRFFLLGFSLIVTSFAILLIDPNSKKNFFIELSNQSSHFTPALLVVFLFGIFNLRMNIRIVCGTILLTPILSLLSPYLYSELAPHFIKLTFGQELNFLHRVFLIFHFALMVLSLAVILEKRILQNGKESESSASAMSKSKKLKLKLSRQTKLILYLFLLTFLFLIIFRVKWPYVKHWIAIFGFLHFFLFFCYLTYQKKSTNQSFGGVFRKRDEWLYGILLGLTFFFYLWF, encoded by the coding sequence ATGATCACAACGATTGATATCCTTTTTTTTGGCCTTACCTTTCTCCTTGTATTGGGTGTTGGAATGATTGCTGGTCGAAAAGAGTCCTCATCAAACGATTATTTCCTTGGTGGCCGAAGTCTACCTTGGTGGGGAATCGCAGGATCACTTTTTGGAACCAATATTTCTGCAAACCATTTGGTAGGAATGTTAGGGATTGGTTTTTCGGTTGGGTTTGCTCAGAGCCATTACGAATTTGGTTCCATTCCTGCGATTGTTTTATTAGCTTTTGTATTTTTACCAATTTTTCGACGTAAGAAGTTTTTCACCTTATCTCAATTTTTACAGGAAAAATTTGGAAAGGAAATCGGTAGGATTTATTCTGCCATCTCACTCATTCTCATCACAATACAACTTACAGGAGCTTTATACATTGGAGCCCGAAGTTTTTTACCGTTTTTACAAAATCTAGGTCTATCAGTTACTTATACCGAACTTGTCATTTGGATTGCCTTTACTTCAACCATCTACACATGGTTTGGTGGCTTAAAGTCGGTTGTTTATACAGATGTCATTCAAACTATTTTGATTTTAGCATCGGGGATTGTCCTCGCATACCTTTCCATTACAAGACCAGAAGTTGGTGGACTATGGGAATTACTTGCCAAAGAAGAAAATCGAGTTGATGGACTCAGCAAAATGAATTTATACCTCCCTTCAAACCACCCAACCCTTCCATGGACCGGAGCCCTTAGTGGACTTTTTTTATTACATACATTTTACTGGAATACAAATCAATATGTAGTTCAACGAACATTAGGTGGTAGGTCGCTTAGGGAAGCTAGATTTGGAATTTTAGTGGGTGGTTTACTCAAACTTACCGTTCCATTTTTTTCTATATTAACAGGAGTTGCTGCCTTTCAAATTTGGTCTTCTCTTGGAGAAACGGCTACCATTGCACCTGACGAAGCATTTTCCAAATTAGTTGTCCTTGTTGTACCAGTTGGTTATGGATTGATTGGTGTGATCCTTGCTGGTTTACTCGGTGCTATTTTTTCGAGCATTGACTCAATGTTACATTCGGCTGCCACTTTGTTTACCATTGATTTTTATAAACCTTTTATAGAGAAAAAAGGAATCACATTATCAGATAAAAAAGAAATGCAATCAGGTAGATTTTTTCTTTTAGGTTTCTCTTTGATTGTCACTTCATTTGCGATCCTACTTATTGATCCTAACTCTAAGAAAAACTTCTTCATCGAATTATCAAACCAAAGTTCACATTTTACTCCTGCTTTACTTGTGGTATTCTTATTTGGAATCTTCAATCTACGAATGAACATTCGAATTGTCTGTGGGACTATTTTATTAACTCCGATACTTTCTCTATTAAGCCCATATTTGTATTCAGAATTGGCGCCCCACTTCATTAAACTTACTTTTGGTCAGGAATTGAATTTTTTACATCGTGTATTTTTAATTTTCCATTTTGCACTGATGGTTCTATCTCTTGCAGTCATTTTGGAAAAAAGAATCTTACAAAATGGAAAAGAATCCGAATCTTCTGCTTCTGCAATGTCCAAATCAAAGAAACTAAAACTCAAACTTTCAAGACAAACCAAATTGATTTTATACTTATTTCTTCTCACCTTTCTATTTCTAATAATTTTCAGGGTCAAGTGGCCCTATGTAAAACATTGGATCGCTATCTTTGGTTTTTTACATTTTTTTCTGTTTTTTTGTTACCTGACATACCAAAAAAAATCAACGAATCAATCTTTTGGTGGTGTATTTCGAAAACGAGATGAATGGTTGTATGGAATCTTACTCGGTCTTACCTTTTTCTTTTATTTGTGGTTCTAA